One Setaria viridis chromosome 7, Setaria_viridis_v4.0, whole genome shotgun sequence genomic region harbors:
- the LOC117862393 gene encoding uncharacterized protein, translated as MASASDTDTPNPIVLGCGAASVDYLATVASFPNPDDKIRSLSLKVQGGGNTGNALTAAARLGLRPRIISKVANDAQGRNVLKELQDDGIDTSFMLVAEDGNTPFTYIIVDNQTKTRTCIHTPGYPPMSPEELTKENLSAALDGADIVYFDVRLHDTALVVAQEASQRKIPILIDAEKKREGLDELLNFASYVVCSAKFPQAWTGASSIPVALVSMLSRLPLIKFVIVTLGEKGCLMLERSMIDAFEAEEIDVEALLDSLEKKVEQSSHTPNCITSKANLRISADGVGSISGRLLLGTAEVIPPDELIDTTGAGDAFIGAVLYGLCTSMPPERMLPFAAQVAGCGCRGLGARSSLPCRTDPRLADY; from the exons atggcatcCGCCTCCGACACCGACACCCCCAATCCAATCGTG CTGGgctgcggcgccgcctccgTTGACTACCTGGCCACGGTCGCCTCCTTCCCCAACCCCGACGACAAGATCCGCAGCCTCTCCCTCAAGGTGCAGGGAGGCGGCAACACGGGCAACGCCCTCACTGCAGCGGCacgcctcggcctccgcccaaggatcatatccaag GTAGCCAACGATGCACAAGGAAGAAACGTTCTCAAGGAGCTGCAAGACGATGGCATCGACACATCCTTCATGCTG GTTGCCGAGGACGGGAATACGCCCTTCACCTACATCATTGTTGATAACCAAAC GAAAACTCGTACTTGTATACACACTCCTGGTTATCCCCCAATGTCGCCAGAGGAGCTCACAAAGGAGAACTTGTCTGCCGCTTTGGACGGTGCAGACATTGTCTATTTTGATGTGAGGTTGCATGACACCGCTTTGGTTGTTGCACAAGAG GCAAGTCAAAGAAAAATCCCTATTTTGATTGATGCTGAGAAAAAGAGGGAGGGACTGGACGAGCTTCTTAATTTTGCATCTTATGTTGTATGTTCTGCAAAGTTTCCCCAG GCCTGGACAGGAGCCTCATCAATACCAGTTGCTTTAGTGTCTATGCTTTCAAGATTACCTTTGATCAAATTTGTTATTGTAACCCTAGGGGAGAAAGGTTGCTTAATGCTTGAAAGAAGCATGATAG ATGCTTTTGAGGCAGAGGAAATAGATGTAGAGGCTCTCTTGGACTCACTAGAGAAGAAAGTTGAACAGAGTTCTCACACGCCAAACTGCATTACTTCCAAG GCAAATTTGAGAATAAGTGCAGATGGAGTAGGGTCCATAAGTGGCAGGTTACTGCTAGGTACGGCCGAAGTCATACCACCTGATGAGCTCATAGATACAACCGGTGCAGGAGATGCATTCATTGGAGCAGTTCTGTATG GTTTATGCACCAGCATGCCACCAGAGAGGATGCTGCCTTTTGCAGCGCAAGTG GCTGGCTGCGGTTGCAGAGGTTTGGGGGCTCGAAGCAGCCTTCCTTGTCGCACAGACCCACGCCTGGCGGACTATTGA
- the LOC117862390 gene encoding DNA-binding protein REB1 isoform X2: MNHSVEIEQAEVLAEMAEKPCLEHAEDIMSKSDVKEDRKKKKKDKEADTISQKQILDASDVSVGSGYVERNMGKGEHDSMSKKGKRKHRDGETSLNGSCDDQIVSRGDKKKKRNERSITLEEGNEADMSMMGQKTKGKKKRGNERDNVGVDLSQNIPAGNGNSCNKEKKTSKDDNDGGKSKKVNVAHGKDKGKRVSFTDDVEVFKIDGGGGDEEGDGSGDSELVHGQRFTHEEDVKLMEAIQKYSEINQLGEKGLEMIRECKKYPETRGCWAEIAKSLPHRPVMAVYKRARILLYRSDERKWTPEEYEIIRRFVEKNGTGWKELATELGKSEIHVKDTWRRMKPKNLKKGTWTQDEYQNLFDLVNLDLRVKAHQKIAPTHRQLRDNISWEAISEKLTTRNNKDCCLKWYQQLASPLVKEGNWADIDDYLLMEALQKGDAVCFEDVDWERLLDHRSGELCRQRWNQMVRMIGGHREKPFIEQVEVLARRYCPEMLDYRKPEASDLSPDELAGESDS; encoded by the exons ATGAATCATAGTGTTGAGATAGAGCAAGCTGAAGTTTTGGCTGAGATGGCTGAAAAACCATGCTTGGAGCATGCAGAAGACATCATGAGCAAAAGTGATGTGAAGGAAgacaggaaaaaaaagaagaaagataaAGAGGCTGACACTATCAGCCAGAAGCAGATACTTGATGCTAGTGATGTAAGTGTTGGGTCAGGGTATGTAGAAAGGAACATGGGAAAAGGAGAACATGATAGTATGTCGAAGAAGGGCAAACGAAAACACCGGGATGGTGAGACTTCCTTAAATGGTTCTTGTGATGATCAAATTGTTTCAAGGGGcgataagaagaagaaaaggaatgaGCGTTCAATTACCTTGGAAGAGGGCAATGAAGCTGACATGTCAATGATGGGGCAGAAGACAAAGGGCAAGAAAAAGAGGGGAAATGAGAGAGATAATGTTGGTGTAGACCTAAGTCAGAATATACCAGCTGGAAATGGGAACAGTTGcaacaaagagaaaaaaacgAGTAAGGATGACAATGATGGTGGCAAAAGTAAAAAAGTAAATGTGGCACATGGAAAGGACAAGGGTAAACGAGTGAGCTTCACTGATGATGTGGAGGTGTTTAAAatagatggtggtggtggtgatgaagaGGGTGATGGGAGTGGTGATTCTGAACTGGTGCATGGCCAACGGTTTACTCATGAGGAAGATGTGAAACTAATGGAAGCCATCCAGAAATATTCAGAG ATAAACCAGTTGGGAGAGAAAGGGTTAGAGATGATTCGGGAGTGCAAAAAATATCCAGAGACCAGGGGTTGTTGGGCTGAAATAG CAAAATCATTACCTCATAGACCCGTGATGGCTGTGTACAAACGAGCGCGGATTTTACTTTATAGAAGTGATGAACGTAAATGGACTCCAGAGGAGTATGAGATAATTCGACG GTTTGTTGAAAAGAATGGCACAGGTTGGAAGGAATTGGCAACAGAACTTGGAAAGAGCGAAATCCATGTAAAAGACACATGGAGACGAATGAAacccaaaaatttaaaaaaag GGACTTGGACTCAGGATGAATACCAAAACTTGTTTGATTTGGTAAATTTGGACTTGCGTGTGAAAGCACACCAAAAGATTGCTCCTACTCATCGCCAG CTAAGAGATAACATTTCCTGGGAGGCCATCAGTGAAAAATTAACCACCCGTAACAACAAGGACTGCTGCTTGAAGTG GTACCAGCAATTAGCATCGCCACTGGTTAAAGAAGGAAACTGGGCAGATATTGATGATTATCTGTTGATGGAAGC GCTTCAAAAGGGTGACGCTGTTTGTTTTGAAGACGTTGACTGGGAGAGACTTCTTGATCACAG ATCTGGGGAGCTTTGCCGTCAACGGTGGAACCAGATGGTCCGCATGATCGGCGGCCATAGAGAGAAGCCTTTCATTGAGCAAGTGGAAGTGCTTGCCAGGCGTTACTGCCCGGAAATGCTTGATTACAGGAAACCTGAAGCGTCCGACTTATCGCCAGACGAACTTGCTGGAGAATCTGACTCGTAA
- the LOC117862398 gene encoding phytosulfokines 5 — translation MRRCSRISSPLAALALLLLICLFHCAAAARPLPVSVAPLVIQENGAKVAADDEPVIQKDAAASGDELPSVAETEVMGAEEEAEEPACEEGNDECLQRRLLRDAHLDYIYTQHKGKP, via the exons ATGAGGCGTTGCAGCCGTATCTCTTCGCCGCTCGCGGCTCTTGCCCTGCTCCtcctcatctgcctcttccaCTGCGCCGCAGCGGCTCGCCCCCTGCCTGTTTCTGTTGCTCCTCTGGTTATCCAAG AGAATGGAGCCAAGGTGGCTGCAGATGATGAACCGGTGATTCAGAAAGACGCCGCGGCTAGTGGCGATGAGCTCCCATCAGTCGCTGAGACTGAGGTGAtgggagcagaggaggaggcggaggagccggcGTGCGAGGAGGGCAACGACGAGTGCCTGCAGAGGCGGCTGCTCCGGGACGCGCACCTTGACTACATCTACACCCAGCACAAGGGCAAGCCATGA
- the LOC117862390 gene encoding uncharacterized protein isoform X1, with translation MERVSAAEKVVIGSKGEKKGHRSKKDKGKRKGKKDKAQGHGGDGYGSIQSDDMNHSVEIEQAEVLAEMAEKPCLEHAEDIMSKSDVKEDRKKKKKDKEADTISQKQILDASDVSVGSGYVERNMGKGEHDSMSKKGKRKHRDGETSLNGSCDDQIVSRGDKKKKRNERSITLEEGNEADMSMMGQKTKGKKKRGNERDNVGVDLSQNIPAGNGNSCNKEKKTSKDDNDGGKSKKVNVAHGKDKGKRVSFTDDVEVFKIDGGGGDEEGDGSGDSELVHGQRFTHEEDVKLMEAIQKYSEINQLGEKGLEMIRECKKYPETRGCWAEIAKSLPHRPVMAVYKRARILLYRSDERKWTPEEYEIIRRFVEKNGTGWKELATELGKSEIHVKDTWRRMKPKNLKKGTWTQDEYQNLFDLVNLDLRVKAHQKIAPTHRQLRDNISWEAISEKLTTRNNKDCCLKWYQQLASPLVKEGNWADIDDYLLMEALQKGDAVCFEDVDWERLLDHRSGELCRQRWNQMVRMIGGHREKPFIEQVEVLARRYCPEMLDYRKPEASDLSPDELAGESDS, from the exons ATGGAGAGGGTTTCTGCTGCAGAGAAGGTTGTGATAGGCAGCAAGGGGGAGAAAAAAGGCCACCGGAGCAAGAAAGACAAGGGGAAGAGAAAGGGAAAGAAAGACAAGGCCCAGGGTCATGGGGGTGATGGCTATGGATCAATTCAATCTGATGACATGAATCATAGTGTTGAGATAGAGCAAGCTGAAGTTTTGGCTGAGATGGCTGAAAAACCATGCTTGGAGCATGCAGAAGACATCATGAGCAAAAGTGATGTGAAGGAAgacaggaaaaaaaagaagaaagataaAGAGGCTGACACTATCAGCCAGAAGCAGATACTTGATGCTAGTGATGTAAGTGTTGGGTCAGGGTATGTAGAAAGGAACATGGGAAAAGGAGAACATGATAGTATGTCGAAGAAGGGCAAACGAAAACACCGGGATGGTGAGACTTCCTTAAATGGTTCTTGTGATGATCAAATTGTTTCAAGGGGcgataagaagaagaaaaggaatgaGCGTTCAATTACCTTGGAAGAGGGCAATGAAGCTGACATGTCAATGATGGGGCAGAAGACAAAGGGCAAGAAAAAGAGGGGAAATGAGAGAGATAATGTTGGTGTAGACCTAAGTCAGAATATACCAGCTGGAAATGGGAACAGTTGcaacaaagagaaaaaaacgAGTAAGGATGACAATGATGGTGGCAAAAGTAAAAAAGTAAATGTGGCACATGGAAAGGACAAGGGTAAACGAGTGAGCTTCACTGATGATGTGGAGGTGTTTAAAatagatggtggtggtggtgatgaagaGGGTGATGGGAGTGGTGATTCTGAACTGGTGCATGGCCAACGGTTTACTCATGAGGAAGATGTGAAACTAATGGAAGCCATCCAGAAATATTCAGAG ATAAACCAGTTGGGAGAGAAAGGGTTAGAGATGATTCGGGAGTGCAAAAAATATCCAGAGACCAGGGGTTGTTGGGCTGAAATAG CAAAATCATTACCTCATAGACCCGTGATGGCTGTGTACAAACGAGCGCGGATTTTACTTTATAGAAGTGATGAACGTAAATGGACTCCAGAGGAGTATGAGATAATTCGACG GTTTGTTGAAAAGAATGGCACAGGTTGGAAGGAATTGGCAACAGAACTTGGAAAGAGCGAAATCCATGTAAAAGACACATGGAGACGAATGAAacccaaaaatttaaaaaaag GGACTTGGACTCAGGATGAATACCAAAACTTGTTTGATTTGGTAAATTTGGACTTGCGTGTGAAAGCACACCAAAAGATTGCTCCTACTCATCGCCAG CTAAGAGATAACATTTCCTGGGAGGCCATCAGTGAAAAATTAACCACCCGTAACAACAAGGACTGCTGCTTGAAGTG GTACCAGCAATTAGCATCGCCACTGGTTAAAGAAGGAAACTGGGCAGATATTGATGATTATCTGTTGATGGAAGC GCTTCAAAAGGGTGACGCTGTTTGTTTTGAAGACGTTGACTGGGAGAGACTTCTTGATCACAG ATCTGGGGAGCTTTGCCGTCAACGGTGGAACCAGATGGTCCGCATGATCGGCGGCCATAGAGAGAAGCCTTTCATTGAGCAAGTGGAAGTGCTTGCCAGGCGTTACTGCCCGGAAATGCTTGATTACAGGAAACCTGAAGCGTCCGACTTATCGCCAGACGAACTTGCTGGAGAATCTGACTCGTAA